The sequence CCGGAGCGCACGCCGCCCGGTTATGACCAGGAGGAGTCGGACCGTGCGTACATGGCGCCCACGGGCGCGGTGAGCCTGAACTGGAACGCTACGGCCATCTACCTGCGGCCGGGCACCGCTCAGGGGGCCAAAGGCTCCGTGGAGATGGAGCCCTCCAGCGACTTCTTCGTGGTGGAGAACAACCTCACCACAGGCGGCCGGCTGGCCCGGCGCGTGGGTGTGGCCAGCAAGCCCTTCGGCGACAAGCAGAAGATCATCGTCAAGGGCCAGGTCTCCGCCGAGCAGGGCGTGGTGAGCGTGTGGAAGAAGATCGACAGCCCGCCCATGTACTTCGGCTACACGCTGAAGGAGATGCTGAAGACGCGCGGCATCAAGGTGAAGGGCAAGGTGAAGCAGGGCCTGGCGCCCACGCGGGCCAAGCTCGTGCACGTGGCCCAGTCGGACACGTTCGACCTCATCCTCAAGCGGCTCAACAAGCTGTCCAACAACTTCGTGGCCGAGACGCTGCTCAAGACGATGGGCGCCGAGGTGAAGGGCACGCCCGGCAGCTTCCAGAAGGGCATCGAAGTGGTGGAGTCGTTCCTCGAGCGCGAGGTGGGCATTCCTCCGGGCTCGTACGTGATGAAGAACGGCAGCGGGTTGAATGACAGCAACCGCTTCTCCGCCACGCAGATGACGCGCATCCTGCGCTACATGTACCAGCGCTTCCCGCTGGCTCCCGAGTACCTGTCCTCCGTCGGTATCGCCGGCAAGGACGGCACGCTGAAGTACCGCTTCGAGGGCAGTGAGGCCGTGGGCCGCCTGCGCGCCAAGACGGGCACGCTGGAGAACGTCTCCGCCCTGAGCGGCTACGTGCAGGCCACCGGTGGCGAGCTGTTCGTCTTCTCGATGATGGTGAATGACTACCCCGGCCGCTCGGGCCCCGTGGTGCAGGGGCTGGATGCGCTGGGCGCGGCAGTGGCCGCCACGGGCTCGTCCCTGGGGCCCTCGCGCGCGGTGGCGGCGCTGTCCGACAGCGCTCGGCCCGGCAGTGAGCTGGCCGCGGTGGCCAGCCGCATCAAGACGTACATGGAGCTGGGCAAGCAGCGCGACCAGCGCAACATCAGCTTCCTCCGCACGGCCTGGCGCAGCGAGCGCGACCCGGCAGTGCGTGCGGTGCTGGCCGACAGCCTCTACCAGTCCAACCCGAGCGACTACCTGGGCGCTCGTACGCTGCTCGACAGCTACTCCGCGAGCGGTGACGTGTACGGCCGGCTGCGCGCGGTGGCGCGGGAGCTGTCCGTGGATGTGCCCGGCGTGGGCAGCATGGTGGAGCTGGCGGCGGGCGGGAACGCGGAGGCACTCTCTCGCGTGGTGGAGCTGGCGGGTGCGTCGCGCGGGGATGGGCCGGCGGAGACGGAGCTGGCCCAGGCGCTCGGTGAGGTGGCTCGCACCGCGCCGGAGGAGCTCGTGGGGGCGCTGCGCGAGGCGGGCAACGGCGAGCGGGACGTGGCGGTATCGCTGCTGGCCCGTGGGCTGGTGCAGGTGGGCGATGCGGACCATCCGTTCTGGAAGTCCCTGCGCAAGCAGCTCGGCGCTTCGGATCCGGCCCTGGTGACGTTCGTGCGCAACCTGGATGCCACGCTCTCTCAGAAGGTGGCCGAGCAGAAGGCGCCTCGGGCGCCGGACTCCGTGGAGGTGTCGGGTCCGGGCTCGGCAGTTCCGGTGGGGCCTGGTACGTCGCGGACGGCCGAGACGCGTCCCGGCGGGTAGGAACTGGAAGGGTCCGGGCTCCTATCCCCGGATCATTTCAGGACTCTTGCCGCTCCAAGCAAGCAGCCGAGGACCCGAGCGCGCCCGGCATACTCGCCGGGTTCCGCGCCCGGCTTGGTTCGTGTATACCTGTACAGGTGTTCGCTGGGTGCTGAACCCGGTGGATTGGCGCCGCTCCGTGGTGGAGCGGCTACCGAGCGGCTGGCCCGAGGTGGGCTGGCTATCGAAAGGCAGGGCAGTCATGGCAGGAGGCGTCAACAAGGTCATCCTCATTGGCAACCTCGGAGCGGACCCCGAGGTGCGCTTCACCCCGGGCGGTCAGGCGGTCGCCAACTTCCGCATCGCCACCAGCGAGAGCTGGAACGACAAGAACGGGCAGAAGCAGGAGCGGACCGAGTGGCACCGCATCGTCGTCTGGGGAAAGCTGGCCGAGCTGTGCGGCGAGTATCTGAAGAAGGGCCGCCAGTGCTACGTCGAGGGCCGCTTGCAGACGCGCGAGTGGACCGACAAGGAGAACCGGAAGAACTACACCACCGAGGTGGTGGCCACCGCAGTCACCTTCCTGGGCGGGCGTGAGGGTGGCGCCAGTGCGGGCGCGGGCGGCGGCCAGCGCGGCGGAGGCTCGTACTCGCGCGGCGGCGGGGGCGATGATTTCGGCGGGCCTCCTCCGGGCGTGGATGATGGCGGCATGAACCAGAGCGGCGGCAACGGCGAGGACGACATCCCGTTCTAGGCCGCGGCTCAGGGCACCCCCGCAAACACTGGAGCCCCGGTTCCCATGCAGCACGGGAACGCGGGGCTCCTTGCGTTACAGCCTTCGACGGAGCCCCCGAGGGGCTCCCGCTACATCTCGATCTGCATGCCCTCGCCGGGGCCGAAGGCCTCACCGGCCTGGAAGAGCGCGAAGATGGCGCCCCAGGACATGGCCAGCAGCACCAGGAATATGATGATGACCACCGGCTCGAAGCGCCGCATGGAGCGCTCGCTGGCGAAGATGCCCCACGCCATGCAGAAGTTCTGGACGCCGTTGGCGATGTGGTACGCCGTGCCCAGCGTCCCCAGCACGTAGACGAACAGCGTGGGGCCGTGGAAGCGCATCTCCCGGGCGATGTCGTTGAAGGCCTCGGCCTGGCCGTGCAGCAGCCGCGGCGCCAGGAACGCCTTCCAGATGTGCGCGCCCAGGAAGGCCAGCACGCCCAGGGCGCTCACGCGCTGGAGGATGTACTTGAGGTTGCCGTAGTTGTTGTACGCGAGGTTGTTGGGCTTGAAGCTGAACATCCGCACCAGGCCCCAGCCCGTGTGGAACAGCAGCGGCAGCAGCGAGACCATGAACGCCAGCGCCTGCGAGAACGGGTGCGCGTACGTGGTGACGGCGCTCTCCCAGGCCGTGGCCCCGTAGAAGGCGGACAAGTTGTCCCACAGGTGGTTGATCACCCAGAGGGTCAACGGAAAGATGGCCAGGAACGACCCCAGGCGGGACTGGAGGAGCGGTGTCTTCTGGGGGAGGGCAGCGGCTTCGGTGCTCATAGGACTCCGGCAACGCGCGGGGGACGACTCCGCGGGTAGGTGGGTCGCGCGGGGGTTATAACGCGTCCTGGCGGCTCAGGGGCTGGGATCCGCCAGCCCAGGTGGCAGTCAGGGCGCTTGGAGGCATAAGCCGGGCCGATGCCTCGGTCCAGAAACTCCTCCTAGGGCGGGCAGGGGGCCGGACGCATTCTTCGTTGGCGAGCGCGGCGGTGTTGGGCACGCTACAGCCTCTCCTTATGGCCGATGAACTCATCAGTGGGTTGTTGAAAGACGTGGATGTGCGCGTGGTGCTCGCGCTCACCTCGGAGCTGTCGCGCCAGGCGCGGGCCACGCACAAGAGCCTGCCCGCCTCGGCCGCGCTCCTCTCGCAGGGACTCACCGCCGCCGCGCTCATGGGCGCGCTGCAGAAGGGCGAGACCCGCATCAACATTCAGCTGGAGTGCGATGGGCCGCTGCGCGGCTTCTTCGTGGATGGGGACACCGCCGGGGTGGTGCGCGGCTACACGAAGAACCCACTGGTGGCCCACATGGGCGCCGAGGGCGGGTACCGCTGGCGCCCCGTGCTGGGCAACAAGGGCTTCATCTCCGTGCTGCGCGACACCGGTAGCGGCGAGTACTACCGCTCCTCGGTGGAGCTGGAGCGCTTCGACTTCGCCGAGGACCTGGAGCGCTACTTCGGCCTCTCCGACCAGGTGGCCACCCAGCTGACGCTGGCGCAGCTGCCCACGCCGGGCAATGGCGCTCCAGAGCCCCTGGGCATCGTGGCGGGCGTGCTCCTCCAGCCGCTGCCGAACGGGGACCGGGAGGCCTTTCAGGCGCTCGGGGCCCAGGTCAAGGCGCGCTTCCACGAGGTGCTTCAGGCCCACGCCGCCGAGGGGGGCTCCGCGCTGCTCAAGGCGTTGCTGCCCGGACGGACGGACCTGGAGGTCATGTCCCGCTACCCGCTGCGCTTCACCTGCACATGCAGCCGCGAGCGGGTGAAGACCGCCCTCATGGCCATGGGCCGCGAGGAGCTGACGGATCTGCTGGAGAAGGAGGGGAAGGCGGAGGTGACGTGCCAGTTCTGCACGACACACTATGTCATCCCCAGTGAGGAGATCCGCGAGCTGATGAAGGAAGCCGGGCAGTAAACAGAGAGAGACAGGCCGTGCGCCCCCAGGCGAGCGGACTCGCGACACCCCCGGCGACCTACGCGGGGGGTAGCCCTGGGCCTTCGCTCAAGGTATGACGGAGCAGCACCTCAGCTGGAGTCTCCATCCGTGGCTACCAAGCGGGCAGTGCCTGGTAAGGGAAAGTCCTCCAGGAAGGGCAAGCCCTCGCCCAATCCTTCCAAACCGCAAGAGGCGGAGAAGCTCGTCTCCATCCCATCGGACGTCGTGCTGGCGCCTCAAGCCGAGGCGCCTCGCATGCCCACCGGGAGAGATCAGTCCCGGCAGCGCTCCTCTGTGAAGGAGCTGTCGTGGGCGGACTTCGACCGGGCCGTGCAGGAGATGGCGCGCACCATTGGCCAGTCCTACAAGGCGCAGGCCGTGGTGGGCGTGGCCCACGGAGGCGTCTTCGTGGGCGGGGCCCTCTCCAGTGCGCTCGGCTGCGAGTTCTTCCCCGTGCGCCTCACCCGCCGCAGCCGGGACCGGGGCGATTCGAAGAAGCTCCAGCTCTCTGGGGAGATGCCGCGAGAGCTGAAGGGGCGCCGCGTCCTCATCGTGGACGACGTGGGGGCCAGCGGCGACACGCTGGAGCTGGCCAGCACGCTGGCGCGCAAGGTGGGGGCCCGCGAGGTGATGACCGCCGTCATGGTCGCGCGCCCCGAGAGCTACACGCCCGACTTCTGCGCCCTGTCCACCGCGGCGTTCATCGTCTTCCCCTGGGACTATGAGCCCGTGACGGGGGGAGCGGAGCTCGCCGACGACGTGGACCCCGATCAGGCGGGGGCCTAGGAGGCGGACACGCGCGATGATCATCGGGACGGCGGGCCATATCGACCACGGCAAGACGTCCCTGGTGAAGGCGCTCACCGGCATCGACACGGACCGGCTGAAGGAGGAGAAGCGCCGGGGCATCACCCTGGAGCTGGGCTTTGCCCACCTCACGCTGGATGACGGCACGCTGGCGGGCGTGGTGGACGTCCCCGGCCACGAGCGCTTCGTGAAGGCCATGGCCGCGGGCGCTGGCGGCGTGGACCTCGCGGTGCTGGTGGTGGCCGCGGACGAGGGCGTCATGCCCCAGACACGCGAGCACCTGGACATCTGCCGGTTGCTCGGCGTGAAGGCCGGGGTCATCGCGCTCACCAAGAGCGACTTGTTGGCGGAGCTGGGCGAGGAGTGGCTCGCGCTGGTGAAGGCGGATCTGGTGGCTCTCACCGCGGACACCTTCCTGGAGGGCGCGCCCGTGGTGCCGTGCTCCTCCAAGACGGGCGCGGGGCTGCCGGAGCTGCGCGCCGCACTGACTCGCGCGGCCCAGGGCCTGCCTCAGCGCCCCTCGGATGGGCCCGTCTTCCTGCCCGTGGATCGCGTCTTCACCATCAAGGGCTTTGGCACCGTGGTGACGGGCACGCTGCTGTCCGGCACTTTGTCAGTGGAAGAGAGCGCCGCGCTGCTTCCCGGACGCCCGGGGCCGTTCCGGGTGCGAGGCATCCAGGTGCATGGGCAGGCCGCGCCGAAGGCCCACGCGGGCATGCGCACCGCGGTGAACCTGGTGGGCGTGGAGCCCGACGAGATTGATCGCGGCATGGTG comes from Hyalangium minutum and encodes:
- the dacB gene encoding D-alanyl-D-alanine carboxypeptidase/D-alanyl-D-alanine-endopeptidase; translation: MQVHRARALLAATAAIILSLPAAHAAPADKKAEREALKTALLDVLQRTPLKASRVGISIQSLDDSSVVFSQNPDDLLNPASNVKLVTSAAALATLGPEFRYETEFLVDTELPLDGKVKTLYVRGKGDPSMTTERLYGVVSELMHAGLREVQDIIVDDSWFDPERTPPGYDQEESDRAYMAPTGAVSLNWNATAIYLRPGTAQGAKGSVEMEPSSDFFVVENNLTTGGRLARRVGVASKPFGDKQKIIVKGQVSAEQGVVSVWKKIDSPPMYFGYTLKEMLKTRGIKVKGKVKQGLAPTRAKLVHVAQSDTFDLILKRLNKLSNNFVAETLLKTMGAEVKGTPGSFQKGIEVVESFLEREVGIPPGSYVMKNGSGLNDSNRFSATQMTRILRYMYQRFPLAPEYLSSVGIAGKDGTLKYRFEGSEAVGRLRAKTGTLENVSALSGYVQATGGELFVFSMMVNDYPGRSGPVVQGLDALGAAVAATGSSLGPSRAVAALSDSARPGSELAAVASRIKTYMELGKQRDQRNISFLRTAWRSERDPAVRAVLADSLYQSNPSDYLGARTLLDSYSASGDVYGRLRAVARELSVDVPGVGSMVELAAGGNAEALSRVVELAGASRGDGPAETELAQALGEVARTAPEELVGALREAGNGERDVAVSLLARGLVQVGDADHPFWKSLRKQLGASDPALVTFVRNLDATLSQKVAEQKAPRAPDSVEVSGPGSAVPVGPGTSRTAETRPGG
- a CDS encoding single-stranded DNA-binding protein — protein: MAGGVNKVILIGNLGADPEVRFTPGGQAVANFRIATSESWNDKNGQKQERTEWHRIVVWGKLAELCGEYLKKGRQCYVEGRLQTREWTDKENRKNYTTEVVATAVTFLGGREGGASAGAGGGQRGGGSYSRGGGGDDFGGPPPGVDDGGMNQSGGNGEDDIPF
- a CDS encoding succinate dehydrogenase, with the protein product MSTEAAALPQKTPLLQSRLGSFLAIFPLTLWVINHLWDNLSAFYGATAWESAVTTYAHPFSQALAFMVSLLPLLFHTGWGLVRMFSFKPNNLAYNNYGNLKYILQRVSALGVLAFLGAHIWKAFLAPRLLHGQAEAFNDIAREMRFHGPTLFVYVLGTLGTAYHIANGVQNFCMAWGIFASERSMRRFEPVVIIIFLVLLAMSWGAIFALFQAGEAFGPGEGMQIEM
- a CDS encoding Hsp33 family molecular chaperone HslO — its product is MADELISGLLKDVDVRVVLALTSELSRQARATHKSLPASAALLSQGLTAAALMGALQKGETRINIQLECDGPLRGFFVDGDTAGVVRGYTKNPLVAHMGAEGGYRWRPVLGNKGFISVLRDTGSGEYYRSSVELERFDFAEDLERYFGLSDQVATQLTLAQLPTPGNGAPEPLGIVAGVLLQPLPNGDREAFQALGAQVKARFHEVLQAHAAEGGSALLKALLPGRTDLEVMSRYPLRFTCTCSRERVKTALMAMGREELTDLLEKEGKAEVTCQFCTTHYVIPSEEIRELMKEAGQ
- a CDS encoding phosphoribosyltransferase yields the protein MATKRAVPGKGKSSRKGKPSPNPSKPQEAEKLVSIPSDVVLAPQAEAPRMPTGRDQSRQRSSVKELSWADFDRAVQEMARTIGQSYKAQAVVGVAHGGVFVGGALSSALGCEFFPVRLTRRSRDRGDSKKLQLSGEMPRELKGRRVLIVDDVGASGDTLELASTLARKVGAREVMTAVMVARPESYTPDFCALSTAAFIVFPWDYEPVTGGAELADDVDPDQAGA